A DNA window from Actinokineospora baliensis contains the following coding sequences:
- a CDS encoding Lrp/AsnC family transcriptional regulator, with protein MITAIVLISAATDAIAETAQAIADVEGVAEVYSCAGDIDLVAVLRVPHHEDLARLIPGRISKIPGVLDTATHIAYRSFSRKDTEAAFNLGDD; from the coding sequence ATGATCACCGCGATCGTCCTGATCAGCGCGGCGACCGACGCCATCGCCGAGACCGCCCAGGCGATCGCCGACGTCGAGGGCGTGGCCGAGGTCTACTCGTGTGCCGGTGACATCGACCTGGTGGCCGTCCTGCGGGTCCCCCACCACGAGGACCTGGCCCGCCTCATCCCCGGCCGGATCAGCAAGATCCCCGGCGTCCTCGACACCGCCACCCACATCGCCTACCGCTCGTTCTCCCGCAAGGACACCGAAGCCGCCTTCAACCTCGGCGACGACTAG